A window from Solea senegalensis isolate Sse05_10M linkage group LG15, IFAPA_SoseM_1, whole genome shotgun sequence encodes these proteins:
- the LOC122782011 gene encoding uncharacterized protein LOC122782011, whose translation MEGELQELRDLVAQLRAENDRLQLEQAVPVPGPSAAPAIPAEPLLTPSTSTAHVTERLVLVPRDRKCPAFRGRSGIGLDEWIEEAQACMRARHLSTLDQAFFLFDHLEGEAREEIKYRSTADRSDPAKIIVVLRELYGCTDSYVALQEAFFSRRQQDGETLQEFSLALMSLMSVVKQSAPSEMLNADVLLRDQFIENVIDGSLRRELKQLVRRQPTVSLLDARAEAIRWEREGLPGGVRGRSHSVPLLTGLQCGVQTASLVASPPQASELQEVKQMLKLQQEQLKHLTETLAQLQISQQRNYSYREPVICRRCQQPGHFARECRGERVPPQPSVSASSRPVSRRDPAQHSGN comes from the coding sequence ATGGAAGGAGAGCTACAAGAGTTGAGGGATTTGGTGGCACAATTGAGGGCAGAGAATGACAGATTGCAGCTGGAGCAGGCTGTTCCCGTGCCTGGTCCTAGTGCTGCACCTGCTATTCCTGCTGAACCTCTCCTCACACCGTCCACTTCTACCGCTCATGTAACCGAGCGACTGGTCCTTGTACCCAGAGATAGAAAGTGCCCAGCGTTTAGGGGTAGATCAGGTATAGGGCTAGATGAGTGGATTGAGGAAGCTCAGGCTTGCATGAGGGCTCGCCACCTGTCCACACTTGATCAggcattctttctttttgaccATTTAGAGGGAGAGGCGcgtgaagaaataaaatatcgCTCGACTGCTGATAGAAGTGACCCAGCCAAAATTATTGTGGTATTGCGAGAGCTGTATGGTTGCACTGATTCGTACGTTGCCTTACAGGAGGCGTTTTTCTCGAGGCGACAACAGGATGGGGAGACTCTGCAAGAGTTCTCCCTCGCGTTAATGAGTTTGATGTCTGTGGTGAAGCAAAGTGCTCCAAGCGAGATGTTAAATGCAGATGTTCTGCTGCGCGATCAGTTTATCGAAAACGTCATTGATGGTTCCCTTCGTCgagaattaaaacaattagtACGCAGGCAGCCTACTGTCTCTCTGCTGGATGCTAGGGCGGAGGCAATTAGGTGGGAGCGAGAGGGATTACCAGGGGGTGTGCGTGGCCGGAGCCACTCAGTTCCTTTGTTGACGGGCTTGCAGTGTGGCGTCCAGACTGCTTCTTTAGTGGCTAGTCCACCCCAGGCTTCAGAGCTGCAGgaggtgaaacaaatgttgaagcTCCAACAGGAACAGCTTAAACATCTTACTGAAACTCTTGCTCAGCTGCAGATCAGTCAGCAGCGTAACTATTCTTACCGTGAGCCGGTAATCTGCCGGCGGTGTCAACAGCCTGGCCACTTTGCCAGGGAGTGCAGAGGAGAGCGTGTCCCTCCTCAACCTTCAGTGTCTGCTTCCAGCCGACCAGTCTCTCGGCGGGATCCAGCTCAGCATTCGGGAAACTAG